Below is a window of Caballeronia insecticola DNA.
CGGTCAGAGCCGTCTGCATGCTGGCGAGGCGCGCGCGGACCGAGGTATCGAGCACTTCGTCGCCAACCGTCACGCGAACGCCGCCGATCAGCGACTGATCGACTGCGACGGTCGGCTTCAGCTTGCGCTGGAACTTGCGTTCGAGGCTTGCAACGAGGTCGTTCAACTGTTCGCCTTCGAGGGGGAACGCGCTCACGATATGCGCGTCGGCCGCACCTTCGCGGGCGTTCTTCAGCTCGTCGAACTGGACGGCGATTTCCGGCAGCAGCGACAGGCGATGGTTCTCGACCAGCATGCCGACGAAGTTCTTCGCCTGCGCGTTGCTCTGCGCGAGCGGCGACTTCACTGCGGCAAGCAGGAGATCGACGATTTGCTGGCGGTTCACCTTCGGGCTCGACGCGACCGATTCCACTTCGGGCAGACGCGCAACCTGTGCCAGCTCCTCGACCAAAGTGGACCAGCCCGCGAGATCGCCGGTCTCGGCCACGCGGAACAGCGCTTCTGCGTAAGGACGAGCGATGGTTGCAAGTTCGGCCATGATCA
It encodes the following:
- a CDS encoding F0F1 ATP synthase subunit delta, producing the protein MAELATIARPYAEALFRVAETGDLAGWSTLVEELAQVARLPEVESVASSPKVNRQQIVDLLLAAVKSPLAQSNAQAKNFVGMLVENHRLSLLPEIAVQFDELKNAREGAADAHIVSAFPLEGEQLNDLVASLERKFQRKLKPTVAVDQSLIGGVRVTVGDEVLDTSVRARLASMQTALTA